One Eublepharis macularius isolate TG4126 chromosome 6, MPM_Emac_v1.0, whole genome shotgun sequence DNA segment encodes these proteins:
- the NEUROG3 gene encoding neurogenin-3: MSPQTASPHASQQGARQAQPPSSGTFDAAFSSPSSLAPGSLPSSPTACLLVLGAGTGAAGASPPRKQAKAGSRRGRGKSKGDAPGLSKAKRSRRMKANDRERNRMHNLNSALDALRGVLPTFPDDAKLTKIETLRFAHNYIWALTETLRLADQSVLPGPGPDDALPSGPDGWPGPWDALYSPASQEGSLSPTDSLQDGRPWQAPAGPAALSQALAQRSLPGLRLSGRFSFAAGLGHQL, translated from the coding sequence ATGTCGCCCCAGACGGCCTCGCCGCACGCCTCGCAGCAGGGGGCTCGGCAAGCGCAGCCGCCCTCCTCGGGCACCTTCGACGCCGCCTTCTCGTCGCCTTCCTCGCTGGCGCCCGGCAGCCTGCCCTCGTCTCCCACCGCCTGCCTGCTAGTGCTGGGAGCAGGAACCGGAGCGGCCGGCGCCTCGCCTCCGCGCAAGCAGGCAAAAGCAGGCAGCCGTCGGGGCCGCGGCAAAAGCAAAGGCGACGCGCCGGGGCTGAGTAAGGCCAAGCGCAGCCGGCGCATGAAAGCCAACGACCGCGAGCGGAACCGGATGCACAACCTCAACTCGGCGCTGGACGCCTTGCGCGGCGTCTTGCCCACCTTCCCCGACGACGCCAAGCTGACCAAGATCGAGACGCTGCGCTTCGCCCACAACTACATCTGGGCTCTCACCGAGACGCTCCGCCTGGCCGACCAGAGCGTGctgcccggccccggccccgacGACGCGCTGCCCTCCGGCCCCGACGGCTGGCCCGGCCCTTGGGACGCGCTCTACTCGCCCGCCTCTCAGGAGGGCAGCCTCAGCCCGACGGACTCGCTCCAGGACGGCCGCCCGTGGCAGGCTCCCGCAGGCCCGGCCGCCCTCAGCCAGGCGCTCGCCCAGCGCAGCCTTCCCGGCCTTCGCCTGAGCGGCCGCTTCTCCTTCGCCGCGGGCCTTGGCCACCAACTCTAG